Proteins found in one Paenibacillus borealis genomic segment:
- the pyrH gene encoding UMP kinase, with protein sequence MEQPVFKRVVLKVSGESLAGQNGYGIDAETIISIAEQVKEVVELGVQVAIVCGGGNIWRGIAGSASGIDRATADYMGMLATVMNSLALQDALEQIDVPTRVQTSIAMQQIAEPYIRRRAIRHLEKGRVVIFAAGTGNPFFSTDTTAALRAAEIEAEVILMAKNKVDGVYSADPFKDSTAVKYEQLTYMDILNKNLGVMDSTASSLCMDNNIPLIVFAITEQGNIKRVVLGEKIGTIVKGSVN encoded by the coding sequence TTGGAACAGCCGGTATTTAAGAGAGTAGTCCTTAAGGTTAGCGGTGAATCACTCGCCGGACAGAATGGCTATGGCATCGACGCCGAAACGATCATCTCCATCGCGGAGCAGGTCAAGGAAGTTGTCGAGCTTGGAGTTCAGGTTGCTATTGTGTGCGGCGGAGGTAACATCTGGCGCGGAATCGCGGGAAGTGCAAGCGGCATTGACCGGGCGACAGCAGATTATATGGGAATGCTGGCAACCGTCATGAACTCGCTGGCACTGCAGGATGCCCTGGAACAGATCGATGTCCCTACACGGGTACAGACTTCCATTGCCATGCAGCAAATTGCTGAGCCTTATATCCGCCGCCGGGCAATCCGGCATCTGGAAAAGGGCCGTGTAGTTATTTTTGCTGCAGGAACAGGGAATCCGTTCTTCTCGACAGATACGACGGCAGCGCTTAGAGCAGCCGAAATTGAAGCCGAAGTGATCCTGATGGCGAAGAACAAAGTAGACGGTGTCTATTCCGCGGATCCTTTCAAGGACAGCACTGCCGTGAAATATGAGCAGCTTACTTACATGGATATTCTGAACAAGAACCTGGGTGTTATGGATTCCACCGCTTCCTCTCTCTGCATGGATAATAATATACCGCTCATTGTGTTTGCTATTACAGAGCAAGGCAATATCAAACGTGTCGTTCTCGGTGAAAAGATCGGGACGATTGTTAAAGGGAGTGTAAATTAA
- the tsf gene encoding translation elongation factor Ts — MAVDAKAVKELRERTGAGMLDCKKALEEANNDITKAAELLREKGLSAAASKAGRIATEGTVESYIHAGGRIGVLVEINCETDFVGKTDSFKEFARDIAMQIAAANPLYVRREEVPAADVEKEKEILKAQALNEGKPEKIVEKMVEGRISKFYEEYCLLEQSFVKDPDKTVSQLLNEKISTIGENISIRRFVRFELGEGLEKKVDNFVEEVMAQVNQ; from the coding sequence ATGGCAGTAGATGCAAAAGCAGTAAAGGAACTTCGTGAAAGAACAGGAGCAGGAATGCTCGATTGTAAAAAGGCGCTTGAAGAAGCAAACAACGATATCACTAAAGCAGCTGAATTGCTTCGTGAAAAAGGTTTGTCCGCAGCAGCCAGCAAAGCAGGACGTATTGCTACTGAAGGTACAGTAGAATCTTACATCCATGCTGGCGGCCGTATCGGCGTTCTGGTAGAAATCAACTGCGAAACTGACTTCGTAGGTAAAACCGATTCCTTCAAAGAATTTGCCCGCGACATCGCAATGCAAATCGCTGCAGCTAATCCGCTGTATGTTCGCCGTGAAGAAGTACCTGCTGCAGACGTAGAGAAAGAAAAAGAAATCCTCAAGGCTCAAGCGCTGAACGAAGGCAAGCCTGAGAAAATCGTTGAAAAAATGGTGGAAGGCCGCATCAGCAAGTTCTATGAAGAATATTGCCTGCTTGAGCAGTCCTTCGTTAAAGACCCAGACAAGACTGTCTCCCAATTGCTGAATGAAAAAATCAGCACGATTGGCGAAAATATCTCCATCCGCCGCTTTGTCCGTTTCGAGCTGGGTGAAGGTCTTGAAAAGAAAGTCGACAACTTCGTTGAAGAAGTAATGGCACAAGTGAACCAATAA
- the rpsB gene encoding 30S ribosomal protein S2, whose translation MAVISMKQLLEAGVHFGHQTRRWNPKMDRYIFTERNGIYIIDLQKTVKKVEEAYNFVKSVAGDNGTILFVGTKKQAQDSVKEEAERSGMFFINQRWLGGTLTNFQTIQKRIDRLKKLEAWEEDGTFAVLPKKEVILLRKEKDRLEKFLGGIKNMKGLPSALFIIDPRKERIAVAEARKLGIPIVAIVDTNCDPDEIDYVIPGNDDAIRAVKLLTGKMADAVVEAHQGEDTTTA comes from the coding sequence ATGGCAGTAATTTCCATGAAGCAGCTTCTCGAAGCTGGGGTACACTTCGGTCATCAGACTCGTCGTTGGAATCCAAAGATGGATCGTTATATCTTCACTGAAAGAAACGGAATTTACATTATTGACTTGCAGAAAACAGTCAAAAAGGTAGAGGAAGCTTACAACTTTGTAAAGAGCGTCGCTGGCGACAACGGCACAATCCTATTCGTAGGAACAAAGAAACAAGCACAGGATTCCGTTAAAGAAGAAGCTGAACGTTCGGGTATGTTCTTCATTAACCAACGTTGGCTGGGTGGTACCCTGACTAACTTCCAGACTATTCAGAAGCGTATTGACCGCCTGAAGAAATTGGAAGCTTGGGAAGAAGACGGTACCTTCGCAGTATTGCCTAAGAAAGAAGTTATCCTTCTCCGCAAAGAGAAAGATCGTCTTGAGAAATTCCTGGGCGGTATCAAGAACATGAAAGGTCTTCCAAGCGCGCTGTTCATCATTGACCCGCGTAAAGAGCGTATTGCAGTAGCAGAAGCTCGCAAATTGGGTATTCCAATCGTAGCTATCGTTGATACTAACTGCGATCCGGACGAAATCGACTACGTAATTCCAGGCAACGACGACGCTATCCGTGCCGTGAAACTCTTGACTGGTAAAATGGCTGACGCTGTTGTTGAAGCTCATCAGGGCGAAGACACAACTACTGCTTAA
- a CDS encoding DUF342 domain-containing protein, with product MIGQYVLGQYLSITFSDDKGIAYLQFIKKDENFSCAIEDLEGFLVSHNIRFGIQRDIVQRICSNPEEYFWNRVPIAIGQPAVNGKDGRMVLTVDLEEDRKPLEKEDGKVDYKDLVRLHNVRKGQLIAKIIPAENGVSGKTVTGEELPYKAGKQAHFKVGKNVLVDQEETSMYSAIDGLVTLTDKGKINVFPVYEVNGDVDYSTGNIDFVGTVVIRGNVLTGFSVKSAGDIRVVGGVEGAELISGGSIEITGGIIGYNKGLVSAGKSVKVSFIQDGNVVAGEDVIVSQSIMHSNIRAGRDVLCNGAKGLIVGGIVQAGDRVVARTIGNTMSTATAVEVGVVPELRNEINELRQELRHLLENEDKTNKALYLLNQLANNGQLSPDKVALRVKLNATKQSHMREEKRIKERVLEIERMLEDTGRARVDVIKTIYGGSKIVIGRYTRFVKDPTERVSFIYSEGDISITPYI from the coding sequence TTGATCGGTCAATATGTTTTGGGCCAATACCTGAGTATTACGTTTTCGGATGATAAAGGGATTGCTTACCTCCAGTTCATCAAGAAGGATGAGAATTTCTCCTGTGCAATTGAAGATCTTGAAGGCTTCCTGGTCAGTCACAACATTCGATTTGGCATCCAGCGGGATATTGTTCAGCGGATCTGCAGCAACCCGGAAGAATATTTCTGGAACAGGGTGCCAATCGCAATTGGTCAGCCTGCTGTTAACGGCAAGGATGGACGGATGGTACTGACCGTTGATCTGGAAGAAGACCGTAAGCCTCTTGAGAAGGAAGATGGCAAGGTTGACTACAAGGATCTGGTCCGGCTTCACAATGTGAGGAAGGGCCAGCTTATTGCCAAGATTATTCCGGCAGAGAATGGTGTGAGCGGAAAGACGGTGACCGGGGAAGAGCTTCCTTATAAAGCCGGGAAGCAAGCCCATTTCAAGGTTGGCAAAAATGTACTGGTGGATCAGGAAGAGACCTCGATGTATTCGGCGATAGATGGATTGGTTACGCTGACAGACAAGGGCAAGATCAATGTATTTCCTGTATATGAGGTCAATGGTGATGTAGATTACAGTACAGGCAATATTGATTTTGTCGGCACGGTTGTCATTCGCGGCAATGTTCTTACCGGCTTCTCCGTCAAATCCGCCGGAGATATCCGTGTGGTTGGAGGAGTGGAGGGCGCCGAGCTGATATCGGGCGGTTCCATCGAAATTACCGGCGGAATTATCGGATATAACAAAGGTCTTGTAAGCGCCGGAAAAAGTGTCAAAGTCTCATTTATCCAGGATGGCAATGTGGTCGCCGGTGAAGATGTGATTGTATCGCAAAGTATTATGCATTCCAATATCCGGGCAGGCCGTGACGTGCTCTGCAACGGCGCCAAAGGTTTGATTGTGGGCGGCATAGTCCAGGCAGGGGACAGAGTTGTGGCACGGACCATCGGAAATACGATGTCGACGGCAACAGCGGTTGAGGTGGGAGTTGTTCCCGAGCTGAGAAATGAGATTAATGAGCTGCGCCAGGAGTTGCGTCACCTTCTTGAGAATGAAGACAAGACCAATAAGGCATTATACCTTCTCAATCAGTTGGCGAACAACGGTCAGCTTTCCCCCGATAAGGTGGCGCTCCGCGTGAAGCTGAATGCGACCAAGCAATCCCATATGCGTGAGGAAAAGAGAATCAAAGAACGCGTACTCGAGATCGAGCGGATGCTGGAGGATACAGGCAGAGCACGGGTAGATGTCATCAAAACGATCTATGGAGGCTCTAAGATTGTTATTGGCAGGTACACCAGATTCGTTAAGGATCCAACGGAGCGGGTTTCCTTTATTTACAGTGAAGGGGATATATCGATAACACCGTACATTTGA
- a CDS encoding FliA/WhiG family RNA polymerase sigma factor: MNEHKAAQSETDGLWEQWKEQGDPEAKKKLIESYLHIVDYVSSRLAVGLPKNVSKDDLASNGVMGLIDAIEKFDYKRGLQFQTYASWRVRGAILDSLRQSDWVPRSVREKAKKIEDAYQQLEQKYLRSVSDDEMSQYLNITETEFQTMLQDVAVMSLCSLEDPIREEESETRMSILVDDKAKNPDRKVNEFYLRDTLTKGIEKLTVKERTVVSLLYYEDLSLSEIAEVMSLSPSRISQLHSKAILRLRGTLEKNRDLLMQND, encoded by the coding sequence TTGAACGAGCATAAAGCTGCTCAGTCAGAAACAGATGGACTGTGGGAACAATGGAAAGAACAAGGTGATCCTGAGGCCAAAAAAAAGCTGATTGAGAGTTATCTCCATATTGTTGATTACGTGTCCAGCCGTCTGGCAGTGGGGCTGCCCAAAAATGTATCCAAAGATGATTTGGCCAGCAATGGCGTGATGGGGCTGATTGATGCCATCGAGAAATTCGACTACAAGCGGGGACTGCAATTTCAGACCTATGCTTCCTGGCGGGTAAGAGGAGCTATCCTTGATTCTCTGCGGCAAAGTGACTGGGTTCCCAGATCGGTACGTGAAAAAGCGAAAAAAATTGAGGATGCCTACCAGCAGCTGGAACAGAAATATTTGAGATCCGTTAGTGACGATGAAATGAGCCAGTATCTGAACATTACTGAAACCGAGTTTCAGACTATGCTGCAGGATGTTGCTGTTATGTCGCTCTGCTCACTGGAAGATCCTATCCGTGAGGAAGAGTCAGAGACACGGATGTCTATTCTCGTGGACGATAAGGCTAAGAATCCGGACCGCAAAGTGAATGAGTTCTATCTGCGTGATACGCTGACTAAAGGCATCGAGAAATTAACAGTGAAAGAACGGACCGTCGTGTCCCTTTTATATTATGAGGATTTATCTTTGAGCGAGATCGCTGAAGTGATGTCACTCTCTCCTTCGCGGATCTCACAGCTTCATTCGAAGGCTATTTTGCGGCTAAGAGGAACACTTGAGAAAAACCGTGATCTACTTATGCAAAATGATTAA